The following nucleotide sequence is from Clostridia bacterium.
GTGGAATTTTAGAGTTGTAAAAACTGGAGATAGTATAGATATAGGCAATGGCAAGAAGCTTATATTCATTGAAATGAAGATGCTGCATTGGCCTGACAGTATGGCTACATATATGACAGGCGACAATATTTTGTTCTCTAATGATGCGTTTGGACAACACTATGCAGAAGAAGAATTATTCAATGATAAGGCAGATCAATGCTTGCTTTGGAGCGAAGCAATGAAATATTACGCCAATATTCTTAATCCTTTTTCACCGCTTGTTAAGAAGAAAGTTGAAGAGATAAAGGCGCTTAATCTGCCTATTGATATCATAGCGCCCAGTCATGGCTCAATCTGGCGCGACAATCCCATGCAAATAGTAGAAAAATATTATGACTGGTCTCAAAATTATCAAGAAGATCAGATCACTATAGCTTACGATACTATGTGGGACGGAACAAAACACTTAGCGCACAAAATAGCTGCCGAAATTTCAAGGCTAAGTGCTAATACTAAAGTAAAAGTTTATAATATATCAGTAACCAATAAAACTGAGATAATGACTGAGATATTTAAGTCCAAGGCAATAGCGGTAGGTTCGCCTACAGTGGGCAACAGCATTTTGTCCTCTGTGGCTGGATGGCTTGAATTCTTAAAAGAACTCAAATTTAAAAACAAAAAGGCAGCAGTGTTTGGATGTTACGGCTGGAGCGGCGAGTCCACAAAAGAACTAAGAGAAAGACTCACCAGCGCAGGCTTTAAAGTTATAGAGCCCGAAATCAAATGCAATTGGAACCCTAAGGAAGAAGATTATAACAAAGCAATAGATGTAGCCAAGGCTTTGTGTGACTAAGAAAATAATAGAAAATAAAAAAAGAACAGGATTTATCGTCCTGTTCTTTTTTTATCACCTTATCATACCTAAAAATATGTTATAATTAGTTATTAAAAGATTTTATATCAAAAGATTATAGTAGCAAA
It contains:
- a CDS encoding flavodoxin domain-containing protein; protein product: WNFRVVKTGDSIDIGNGKKLIFIEMKMLHWPDSMATYMTGDNILFSNDAFGQHYAEEELFNDKADQCLLWSEAMKYYANILNPFSPLVKKKVEEIKALNLPIDIIAPSHGSIWRDNPMQIVEKYYDWSQNYQEDQITIAYDTMWDGTKHLAHKIAAEISRLSANTKVKVYNISVTNKTEIMTEIFKSKAIAVGSPTVGNSILSSVAGWLEFLKELKFKNKKAAVFGCYGWSGESTKELRERLTSAGFKVIEPEIKCNWNPKEEDYNKAIDVAKALCD